Genomic DNA from Methanofollis sp. W23:
TCAAGGCCCGCCCCATCCTGCTCCGCCCTCTCACACCCATAAATTAAATACTTTCCACCTCCACATAACCTCAGATGGTCAACAGTATCGTTCTGCCGGTCAAGAAGGTTTTTTCGCTTGTCGATTCCAGGATCGTCGTTGAGATCAAGGACGAAGGGAAGAAACTTCAGGGCAGGCTCGTCGCGGTCGACGAACACATGAACCTGCACATGGATGAGACGATCGAGTACAACGGCGACCAGCGGGGGCGCACCCTCGGCACGGTCGTCATCAGAGGGAACAACATCCTGACAATCTCACCTCTTGTCTGATGGGCCATGCCGTCTATCGAAGATGAAGCACTGAAAGTTATCCAGTCCAGATCTGAAGGAGTGCTCCAGAGCGAACTCTGGAAACTTCTCAACATCGACAGCCGGAAGTGCTCAAGGGTCGTGCGCAGACTTGCCGACGCCGGTCTCATCGACCGCATCGAGTTCAGGGAAGAGGGGATCAAGACCTACCGTCTCAAGGCACGGCAACAGGCGGCCGACCCCTCGTTGCTCCTGGCAGGGGACGAACTGATCCCCTGCATCGGCTGCGAACTCGACTGCAATGTCGAGCAATGCCCCCTCCTCATGGACTGGATGTATGAACTTGCAATCGCTGAGATGAGCAGCGAGTAAAGAGGAGAGGTTACTTCCTCCTCCCAAGCAAGACCAGGGCCGCGCCGACCGCAACCAGGGCACTTCCCCCGGCCACAAGTGCCGGGAGAGGGATGCCCTCTCCTATTTCTTCAAGTTCTGCAGCTGCCACCTGCTCTCCTCCCGGTGCTTCTGTCGTCTCTGCCTCAGGTATCTCAGTCGTGCCGATGGTCTCAAGGATCGCGGTGGGGACTGGTTCCTCGACAACCGGCACTCCCAGGGCATACAGGAAACCACAGTTGCCGCCGCTGCCGGTCGAAAACGCAAGTGACGCCCCATCTCCTGATAGGGAGACGCTGCTGACTTTTGCCGCCATCTTCTCTCTCCAGAGTTCCTCGCCTGCCTCTGAGAAGAGCGAGATCCACCGGTCTTCGGCCCCTGCGGCGATAGTCCCGTTGTTTGCGACCGAGACGCTATGCACCCTGTTCCCGGTCTTATGCTCCCACAGAAGGTCACCGCTTGCCCGGTCATAGAGGTGAACCCTATAGTCCTGCGAGCCAGAGGCTACCAGTCTGCCGTCAGGCGAGAGCGCAACTCCGGAGATTCCCTTTGCAGTCGGATGTTCCCAGAGAAGGGTGCCGTTTCTGGCGAAAAGATAGACATTGTTCCCTGCCCCTGCGGCAATATACTCACTGTCCCCTGAGATCGAGACTGCACGTACATCATCGACCGTCTCATTCTGCCAGATCTCTCCTACGCCCCTCTCAAGCAGGTAGACCTTTTTGTTGTCACTCCCGACCACGATGTACTTTCCGTCCGGGCTGACCGCAACCGAATACGCAAAAAAGCCAGAGTCCCACTGCCAGTCGTGAGCGCCCTCCCTGGTAAAGACCCGCACCTTCTCTGCGCCCTGGACCACATATGCCCCGTTCTCAGAGATCGCCGAACCAAAGACCGGACACCCGGTCGGGTGGTCCCAGAGCCGCGTCCCATTTATATCATAAAAATAGAGCGCCCCATTCCCTTTTGTCCCGAAGGCCATATGCGATCCGTCCGGAGAGATGGACGCAGTCAGGACTTCCCCCCCGAATGTCTCTTCCCATATCATCTCACCCCGCATCTCCTGTGCACCCGCACCCCAGGATACCGAGAGCAGGAGCACTACGACCACTACCCTTCCTATCATATCGTCCCCCCAGAAAACCCAGCATTATCATGCTTTGACTGTCACGCTGTCATATCTGAGATAAAATATATAGGTTGCGCTCACGGGCAGAGGGGCTGCGATCCTGTCCTCTGATTCTGTTCAATGTCCACCCGTGCATGACCGGAGAGCGAACCAATATATACTGCCTGGACAATCCCTGTCCGATGGCTCTGAGATGCAGGGATGACGCGGGTGTCTCTCCCCTGACCGGCGCACTCCTCCTCCTGGCACTGACCGCGGTCCTTGCCATTCTCATTCTGGCCCTCCTCCCTGAGTTCCCACCCACATTTGATCTTTTCCCGCAGGAGGAACCCTGCATCTTTGAGATCGTCTCGGTCCTCCACACCAATGAGAAGGGGAAATACACCAAGGCCAGCATAGTCACCCTCTGGTACAACAAGACCCCTGTCCAGGTAGATCATCACGACCCGGCGACGCGTATAAAAGAGATATTTGGATGGGTGAAGGAGGTGCCAGACCGCGAGAAAGACTATCTCAAAGATGACCTCTGGGCACAATTTTATCGGAACGGTGAGCCGCTTACCTTTCAAGTCAGTACCATGGATGCCTCTCGTCTCATTCCAACGCACCACTATAAGATCAAGACGATGAACGGCCACGGAAGTAAGTGGTCCATGAACGGCCGGATCACCATCGACTTCTCTGACGGCACCTTCGGGCCAGGCGACATGGTGAGGGTGGAGATCTACTCGAAGTCTGAAGAACACCTCATCTCCGCCCATACCTATGACGCATAAGGGCGCGTGCGGCGAGTCTGGCGGTCCTGAGAGGTTCAGGGACCTTCCCCTCCAGGGTGAAGCCCTCGACCAGCGCCCCGGCCTCCTGTACGTCGATCCCTGCCGCCCGCAGGTATACCGTGTAACCAGTGCGGTGGGTGCGGGGCGTGCGCGCCCCAAGGCGGCGGTACGCCTCCAGGCGCTCTTCGTCACCGGGAAAATGCGCGCCTATCTCCTCTTTGAGCCCCTCGGAGTCCTCGTAGGTAACAACGACGACCGGCACCCCGGTCTCCCTCCAGACTTCTTCAGGACTGATGATATTGTACCAGGCGATGACGCACCCGCTCAGCATGATCAGGTTGACATCTTCCCTTTCAAAGGCCTTAAAAAGTGAAATAACTGCATTGGTGGCGTCCATGCCCCCCACCGTCACCTCCGCAAACCCAAAGCCGTCGATGATCCTGTCCCGGCGCATCACCACCCCGGCCAGGGTGGAGTCCTCCCGCCCCCTGAAACTCTCGGCGACCCCAAGGACCCGCAGCCCCTTCTTCGCCAGGTGCATGCAAGCACTTATGATTATGGCTCTTAAATAGTATTTCAATGGAGATTGAGAGAGACCAGGTGTGCATCCTGATTCCAACCCTGAACGAGGCTCCCACCATCACCGAACTGATCCATGCCTTCCATTCCCTGGGCTACTCCCATATTATGGTCATGGACGGCAACAGCACCGACGGCACCCGGGACCTGGCCAGAAAGGCTGGTGCTGAGGTCCATGTCCAGACCGGAAAGGGCAAGGGCAACGCGATCATCGAGGCCGCCGATCTCATCGATCTCCCCTATGCCTTGATGCTTGACGGTGACGGGACCTACCTGCCAGAAGACGCGGAAAAAATGCTGGCCCCGCTCTTCAAGGGTTATGTCCACGTGATCGGGGACCGCCTGGCCTACCCCGAGACAGGCGCCTTCACCCGCCTCAACCTCTTTGGCAACAAGGTCATCAACTTCTTCTTCAAGATCGCCCATGGCCGCGACTACCATGACATCCTCTCAGGCTACCGGGCCTTCACCCTCTCCTCGTTACGGGAGATGAACCTCAAGGAGGCGGGCTTTGAGATCGAGACCGAGATGGCCGTCCAGTCAGTCAAGTGCGACCAGCGGGTCGCAGTCATACCGACCAGATATCTCCCGCGCCCTGGCACGCCCACCAAACTCAACCCCCTCCAAGACGGTTTCAGGATCGTCTCGGCCATCTACCGGCTTGCAAAAGTGAACAACCCGCTCTTCTACTTCGGACTGATCGGGATCGGCATCGCAACGGTCGGCGGGGTTCTCGCCCTGTACGTCCTTTATGAATGGCTCAATGGTATCGAGCACCTGCCGCTGACCGTCCTCACCGTCCTCCTCATCGTGGTCGGGTTTGAGATCTTTATGTTCGGGGTGATCAGCGACATGATCCTCTCCTTCCACCGCGAGATGATGAGGGAGATTCAGCGCCTGCAGCCGCCGAAGAAACCCGAGTAGGCGAGCACCCGGCACGAGTGCTCGGCAAGCGAGGTAAGGAGATAGGCGCGGTCGAGGTCGTCGGCGCCCGCAAAGGTGCCGTGGCCCCTGGCGATGACCAGTGGGGCCTCTTCCAGGGCCGTCGCCACATTCTCGGCAAGGTCGTCGGTCCCTGGCGCCCCACCAA
This window encodes:
- a CDS encoding LSM domain-containing protein, giving the protein MVNSIVLPVKKVFSLVDSRIVVEIKDEGKKLQGRLVAVDEHMNLHMDETIEYNGDQRGRTLGTVVIRGNNILTISPLV
- a CDS encoding winged helix DNA-binding protein, giving the protein MPSIEDEALKVIQSRSEGVLQSELWKLLNIDSRKCSRVVRRLADAGLIDRIEFREEGIKTYRLKARQQAADPSLLLAGDELIPCIGCELDCNVEQCPLLMDWMYELAIAEMSSE
- a CDS encoding PQQ-binding-like beta-propeller repeat protein — translated: MIGRVVVVVLLLSVSWGAGAQEMRGEMIWEETFGGEVLTASISPDGSHMAFGTKGNGALYFYDINGTRLWDHPTGCPVFGSAISENGAYVVQGAEKVRVFTREGAHDWQWDSGFFAYSVAVSPDGKYIVVGSDNKKVYLLERGVGEIWQNETVDDVRAVSISGDSEYIAAGAGNNVYLFARNGTLLWEHPTAKGISGVALSPDGRLVASGSQDYRVHLYDRASGDLLWEHKTGNRVHSVSVANNGTIAAGAEDRWISLFSEAGEELWREKMAAKVSSVSLSGDGASLAFSTGSGGNCGFLYALGVPVVEEPVPTAILETIGTTEIPEAETTEAPGGEQVAAAELEEIGEGIPLPALVAGGSALVAVGAALVLLGRRK
- a CDS encoding DUF99 family protein, whose translation is MHLAKKGLRVLGVAESFRGREDSTLAGVVMRRDRIIDGFGFAEVTVGGMDATNAVISLFKAFEREDVNLIMLSGCVIAWYNIISPEEVWRETGVPVVVVTYEDSEGLKEEIGAHFPGDEERLEAYRRLGARTPRTHRTGYTVYLRAAGIDVQEAGALVEGFTLEGKVPEPLRTARLAARALMRHRYGRR
- the aglJ gene encoding S-layer glycoprotein N-glycosyltransferase AglJ, producing the protein MEIERDQVCILIPTLNEAPTITELIHAFHSLGYSHIMVMDGNSTDGTRDLARKAGAEVHVQTGKGKGNAIIEAADLIDLPYALMLDGDGTYLPEDAEKMLAPLFKGYVHVIGDRLAYPETGAFTRLNLFGNKVINFFFKIAHGRDYHDILSGYRAFTLSSLREMNLKEAGFEIETEMAVQSVKCDQRVAVIPTRYLPRPGTPTKLNPLQDGFRIVSAIYRLAKVNNPLFYFGLIGIGIATVGGVLALYVLYEWLNGIEHLPLTVLTVLLIVVGFEIFMFGVISDMILSFHREMMREIQRLQPPKKPE